A genome region from Stenotrophomonas maltophilia includes the following:
- a CDS encoding oleate hydratase, whose translation MYYSSGNYEAFARPRKPAGVDGKSAWFVGSGLASLAGAVFLVRDGRLAGERITILEQQQIAGGALDGLKVPEKGFVIRGGREMENHFECLWDLFRSIPSLEIDDASVLDEFYWLNKDDPNYSLQRATINRGEDAHTDGLFTLTEQAQKDIIALFLATRQEMENKRINEVLGRDFLDSNFWLYWRTMFAFEEWHSALEMKLYLHRFIHHIGGLPDFSALKFTKYNQYESLVLPLVKWLQDHGVVFQYGTEVTDVDFDLQPGRKQATRIHWMRDGVAGGVDLGADDLLFMTIGSLTENSDNGDHHTAARLNEGPAPAWDLWRRIAAKDAAFGRPDVFGAHIPETKWESATVTTLDARIPAYIQKIAKRDPFSGKVVTGGIVSVRDSRWLMSWTVNRQPHFKNQPKDQIVVWVYSLFVDTPGDYVKKPMQDCTGEEITREWLYHLGVPVEEIDELAATGAKTVPVMMPYITAFFMPRQAADRPDVVPEGAVNFAFIGQFAESKQRDCIFTTEYSVRTPMEAVYTLLDIERGVPEVFNSTYDVRSLLAATGRLRDGKELDIPGPAFLRNLLMNKLDKTQIGGLLREFKLVQGD comes from the coding sequence ATGTACTACAGCAGTGGCAACTACGAAGCCTTCGCGCGCCCGCGCAAGCCGGCCGGTGTGGATGGCAAGAGCGCCTGGTTTGTGGGCTCGGGCCTGGCTTCGCTGGCCGGTGCGGTGTTCCTGGTACGCGACGGGCGCTTGGCCGGTGAGCGCATCACCATCCTGGAGCAGCAGCAGATTGCCGGCGGCGCGCTGGATGGCCTGAAGGTGCCGGAAAAGGGTTTCGTGATCCGTGGTGGCCGCGAGATGGAGAACCATTTCGAGTGCCTGTGGGACCTGTTCCGCTCGATCCCCTCGCTGGAGATCGACGACGCCAGCGTGCTGGACGAGTTCTACTGGTTGAACAAGGACGACCCGAACTATTCGTTGCAGCGCGCCACCATCAACCGCGGCGAGGATGCGCACACCGACGGCCTGTTCACGCTGACCGAGCAGGCGCAGAAGGACATCATCGCGCTGTTCCTGGCTACCCGGCAGGAGATGGAGAACAAGCGCATCAACGAAGTGCTGGGCCGTGATTTCCTGGACAGCAACTTCTGGCTGTACTGGCGCACGATGTTCGCGTTCGAGGAATGGCATTCGGCGCTGGAGATGAAGCTGTACCTGCATCGCTTCATCCATCACATTGGCGGCCTGCCGGACTTCTCGGCGCTGAAGTTCACCAAGTACAACCAGTACGAATCGCTGGTGCTGCCGCTGGTGAAGTGGCTGCAGGACCATGGCGTGGTGTTCCAGTACGGCACCGAGGTGACCGACGTCGACTTCGATCTGCAGCCGGGCCGCAAGCAGGCCACGCGCATCCACTGGATGCGTGATGGTGTAGCCGGTGGCGTGGATCTGGGCGCGGACGATCTTCTGTTCATGACCATCGGCTCGCTGACCGAGAACTCGGACAATGGCGACCACCACACTGCGGCACGCCTGAATGAAGGCCCGGCGCCGGCCTGGGACCTGTGGCGGCGCATTGCCGCGAAGGATGCAGCGTTCGGGCGCCCGGATGTGTTCGGCGCGCATATCCCGGAAACCAAGTGGGAATCGGCGACGGTAACCACGCTGGACGCGCGCATTCCGGCTTACATCCAGAAGATTGCCAAGCGCGATCCCTTCAGCGGCAAGGTGGTGACCGGCGGCATTGTCAGCGTGCGCGACTCGCGCTGGCTGATGAGCTGGACGGTAAACCGTCAGCCGCATTTCAAGAACCAGCCCAAGGACCAGATCGTGGTCTGGGTGTATTCGCTGTTCGTGGATACGCCCGGTGACTACGTGAAGAAGCCGATGCAGGACTGTACCGGCGAGGAGATCACCCGCGAGTGGCTGTACCACCTGGGCGTGCCGGTGGAGGAGATCGACGAGCTGGCCGCGACCGGTGCCAAGACGGTGCCGGTGATGATGCCGTACATCACCGCGTTCTTCATGCCGCGCCAGGCCGCTGATCGTCCGGACGTGGTGCCGGAGGGGGCGGTGAACTTCGCCTTCATCGGCCAGTTCGCCGAATCGAAGCAGCGTGACTGCATCTTCACCACCGAGTATTCGGTGCGCACGCCGATGGAGGCGGTGTACACGCTGCTGGATATCGAACGCGGCGTGCCGGAGGTGTTCAATTCCACCTACGACGTGCGCTCGCTGCTGGCCGCGACCGGGCGCCTGCGTGACGGCAAGGAACTGGATATTCCGGGACCGGCGTTCCTGCGCAACCTGCTGATGAACAAGCTGGACAAGACCCAGATCGGTGGCCTGCTGCGCGAGTTCAAGCTGGTGCAGGGGGAC